The Xiphophorus hellerii strain 12219 chromosome 3, Xiphophorus_hellerii-4.1, whole genome shotgun sequence genome segment GCATTTTAAAGTCACAAAAGAAATAATTAGTTTTAGGAAATAACTTTCTGCAGGGAAAAATGTGGATTGGTCCTTTCAGGATGGAGGTCAGTCAACGCCTCAATCACAGGAGATCAAGTATCTTAAAGTGTCTTTAAAATAGATGGATTTCCAACTATATAATTCTGTAACTTGATGGaagttataataaataaatcgaAGAGATAGTAgtcacaaaaacagaataaataattaaCCAGAACATTAGACATTCAGTCCTGTAAACCTTTGACACCGGAGCAAATAACTCCACAACTCAAATAaaatagagggaaaaaaatcaaacattttataatctttattgtattttaagcATTAAGAAGAGCTGCACAAACTTTAAGTGagttaatgtttctttaaagaagTATTATAAACATTGTTATGGTGGAAGTATTATAGCAAGAGGACATTTGTATAACATTACCTTAtggacaaacacacaaagtacTACACTTGATCACATGACAGCTGAAGTATATTATTTCTTCAAAGGTCATGTGaaactgcaaataaattcatcttttaattCCTTAGATATTCAATCATACTTAATAAAATGGTAGTATATAACTTTATATACTTGATTGCTTTTTTCCTGGACAGGAAATAACCTTTAAACTCCCTTTTAAGGTTTAAAAGATCAAAAGCATGTATGCTACACAAACAGCAGAGGCAATAACACTGATCTAAAGACTGAAAGTCTGtatgaaagtataaaaatttACCTTCACCGTTAACTGCCTGCTCCATCATTACTATGGTCAAATCTGCATTTGCTTGGAAGATCATTTGGTGGTAACAATAAGAAGAAACAAGTTCAGATCCCATCATAAAGCCATCACTGTGATGGATTGAAACATACTTAGTCTTTACATGCAGTTTCCACTCTGACAGAACAACtaagcagaaagagagaggaagaaaaaaaatggcaaaacccaaaaaaatgtaaaaaagaaaagtcttcaGCATAACATGTCAGCGTATGCTTTGTCTTGTCTGCCTCAAATCATCGACCAGGCACGGTCACTTGTTCCCGAGTTTCTATTTTATCCTAGTATTGCTTTAATCCAGTTAGTCTCCATCTCCTGTTTGCCTCGGTTTAATCTCCCTTCGCCTCTAGGAGTTGAGGTGCTCCACTTGGATGGTGGATGCCGACACAGTGAGACAGAGGTCTTTGTGGGAAGTGATGTCAGACACGCTGACTGGTTTGTACTGGATGTCGCTGGCAGATACCGTCTTGTACTGATGCAGGTCAAACGGACAAGGCATGGTTTCTGACTGGGGGTAGCTGTTCTGGCTTTGCTGGCCACCGCCCGCCGTTCCGCCTCCCGCGCGGCGTGAACCTCCGTCCGTGCTCTCCACCCGGCCCTGAGCTCCAGCCTGGCCCTGGGCCTGGCTTTGGCTCTGTTGCGCCGCCTGCGCTGCAGAGACTACAGAAGCAGTCAACTGGTCTGGGTTGTGTTTCTCCATGTGTTTCACCAGATACGTCTCCTGAGATGAAGGGAGGATAGGCAAAGGGGAAACAGTGGACATGTGACTACACGATGTAAAGTAGCTGCCAGGCGTCTGATGCCAGTGCGGCGTTTCATAGTGTTTCATGTAGAAATGCTCTTCAGAAATGGACATTTGTCTTACTGAGGTATAAGAGCGGTTGCAGAGACCACACGAGTAGATCTTGGCGTGTTTGACAGTGTGTGTGGACATGTGCACCTCCAGGCTGGCTGCATCTATGTATCCTTTATTACAGTTGGGGCACTTGTAGGGCTTGTCTTTGTTGTGCTGGCGGCGGTGGGACTGGGAGGAAATCATTGTTAGAAGAAAAGCAGCttgaaaatgtcagtaaatttattcaaattcaaagcaaaaacactttcttgatctcaaagggaaattaaatgttgttgtaactcatattaattcaaattattgAGAGAGTTTATATATTTAAGACAGTGGTGTCCAAACATTTAGGCATGGAGGCCAAAAATGCCAAGTTAAAAAGACAACTGGATGACTAAAGACTTTAGtcgtccagtttttggtagaaagagagaaaaaaagagaaaaacgataaatcacaccaatggaaattattgagctctttttaatttatcatgagattaattgattcattgcttattgtgacaggcctaattttCTCTTCTAATTATAAATGCCAAAACcattccatttttaaattttaatggcTAAATATACAAACTAaattcacaatattttaataaaataagtaagGCAGTCAAATTTCTGTAGACAAGTAATTAAAACATcactacatttaaaattaaaaatggctCTTGCagttttgtcatattaaaaaaaataaaaacattttagcatcAAGAACAAGATTTGTTTCACTCTTGCTTTATTTGGCAGATTTCATTAAATGGCTGTGCACAAGGCTGCATTTTAGAAAAAGCCACCAGATGTTTTTGGTCCCTATTAGTAATCAACTAAAAGCATAAATggatgaatactttgtgttgcaccttacattttatgttttaatattttaatcatctGTACCTGTTTTAAACAGCCTGGCAATCAGTGAAAATTTCACCCcagcattgtttttaaatgtggatCTGCATCAACTGCCTGATCTGGCAAACAAAACTTAAGCTATTCTAGAACTGTGATCATTGGCCGCCCAAAATTACTCTGAGGACTGCAAATGGCCCccgagccacactttggacacccatggtttaagaaaaaattatttcacaccTGTAAATTTGAGAGTTGAGTGAAGGACTTCTCACAGCCTGGATGGGTGCACTTGTACGGCCGATCGCCGGTGTggattctgaaaataaaagaaaaacacaaacacacacgcatgtACACACACTCCTGCAACACACAGGTAGGTGAGAAACCCAAAACGAGAGCTGGATTTACCTGCTGTGCTGTTGGAGGTGACTGAGCTGTCTGAAGCACTTGTCGCAGTATGAGCAGGAGTAAGGTTTCACTCCGGTGTGGATGCGGACATGCTGAGCCAGGTAGCTGGAGTTGGCGAAGGATTTGGTGCAGTGGAGACACTTGTGGGGTTTTGACTCCGTGTGGTTCCTGATGAGGacagacaggaaggagaaacacaaacaatttaCAAAGAAATACAACTTTACTGTCTGATATCATTTTTGGTAGTTTATCAGAAATTTAATGAAGATTCTCTTATTCAACTAAATCAACTGCAAGACAATTTGAGaatcaaacagtaaaaaatttttttgagaaaaataaatttatttatttaatatttaccagtaaatattaaaaagtatttaaaataataagaacATAAACAATTACTTAAtgtaaaaaccaaataaaagggatggatggatggatggatggatggttctATGAATGTGTGGATGGATGGTTTGATGGATGGTTAGTTGgatgtatgtactgtatgtatagatggatggatggtttgatGTATGGAtttttggatggatggataccaTCATAAAGCCATCACTGTGATGGATTGAAACATAATTAGTCTTAGGTTggttggatgtatggatggatggatggatggtttgatggatggttggttggatgtatgtatgtacggatggatggatggatggatggctggttGGATATCTTCTGAATTTTACGTTAACCAGCAGTAAACATTAATTTTTACAATCAAACACCTGATGCAGTAACTAAtgttttcagaataaattatttaaacaaaacaatggtAAAACACACTCTGACATTTTataacagtaaataaaagcaaaagtttttcagtgttaaattaGTCTGCCTTCATTCCAGACCTGTCACAGATTTTAGTGTTATCTTATGAGAAACGTGACAAAAAAGGCTCCAAAACCTGGAGCAGCTGAGAAGATGGATTCTAACAATAAAATCTCTCAATTATTTCTGCTTAAATGCAGATGATGCAACAGAGTGGCAAACATGACTCAAAACTGTATCTACACTGgtaatcatattttttaaaaaagcattgaAATGTAACAGGactaaataaagtttttctttatctgAAATCATTGTATTCTTGTTCTGCCTTTTGCAGGGTCATACTTTTTTCTTGGGGTGCACCAACTTTTCTTGCAGATCATCgatctttaaaatgattaaaatttttgtctATACCCATTTTTTTGATATAATTGACGCTGTCATGTGTTATAAGGTCACAATAAACCTACAACGTTCCAAtcttattttactgaaaaacatttaacaattcccgtgaaacaataaaacttgttttaactgtaTGAGGTAGGCCTAGTGCtctcaaatataaataaagtttctacttctaaactaaactaaaaaatcAGATCCTCTAGTCTTTtctc includes the following:
- the znf384b gene encoding zinc finger protein 384b isoform X1, with product MMEDSHFNSSYFWSHLSTVPTQLENSMFLNKVKEHQEKNSFSPSSASHYQTTLLTIPTPGAKTDGGGQAGGAAHLHPPHSSQNITVLPVPSTGIMTAAGLVITTPQGTLVSPTSSQSFVSGHPATTMIVSALPSSDKKEGDGTSHVVVMPPPSKRGRKKKATTLSRVTTLGGPGNDTLILTHLTPGGQVSSLQHHPRDPYEMSNEDEEHGHKDSTKTYRCRMCAATFFSKSDMQIHSKSHTEAKPHKCPHCAKSFANSSYLAQHIRIHSGAKPYTCSYCQKSFRQLSHLQQHTRNHTESKPHKCLHCTKSFANSSYLAQHVRIHTGVKPYSCSYCDKCFRQLSHLQQHSRIHTGDRPYKCTHPGCEKSFTQLSNLQSHRRQHNKDKPYKCPNCNKGYIDAASLEVHMSTHTVKHAKIYSCGLCNRSYTSVRQMSISEEHFYMKHYETPHWHQTPGSYFTSCSHMSTVSPLPILPSSQETYLVKHMEKHNPDQLTASVVSAAQAAQQSQSQAQGQAGAQGRVESTDGGSRRAGGGTAGGGQQSQNSYPQSETMPCPFDLHQYKTVSASDIQYKPVSVSDITSHKDLCLTVSASTIQVEHLNS
- the znf384b gene encoding zinc finger protein 384b isoform X3 translates to MMEDSHFNSSYFWSHLSTVPTQLENSMFLNKVKEHQEKNSFSPSSASHYQTTLLTIPTPGAKTDGGGQAGGAAHLHPPHSSQNITVLPVPSTGIMTAAGLVITTPQGTLVSPTSSQSFVSGHPATTMIVSALPSSDKKEGDGTSHVVVMPPPSKRGRKKKATTLSRVTTLGGPGNDTLILTHLTPGGQVSSLQHHPRDPYEMSNEDEEHGHKDSTKTYRNHTESKPHKCLHCTKSFANSSYLAQHVRIHTGVKPYSCSYCDKCFRQLSHLQQHSRIHTGDRPYKCTHPGCEKSFTQLSNLQSHRRQHNKDKPYKCPNCNKGYIDAASLEVHMSTHTVKHAKIYSCGLCNRSYTSETYLVKHMEKHNPDQLTASVVSAAQAAQQSQSQAQGQAGAQGRVESTDGGSRRAGGGTAGGGQQSQNSYPQSETMPCPFDLHQYKTVSASDIQYKPVSVSDITSHKDLCLTVSASTIQVEHLNS